The following coding sequences lie in one bacterium genomic window:
- the hflC gene encoding protease modulator HflC, translated as MKKLLNVFIALIILIILIAMSGVMYVVDETKQVVITQFGKPVGNPIATAGLHFKKPFIQKARYFEKRLLEWDGDPNQIPTKDKKYIWVDATARWKIIDALKFLQSVNNEMGAHSRIDDIINSAARDAVTSHLLVETVRNSNRIVDEVKEVGKDVIITDEALERIEVGRNKLEEIILRDAKELAPKYGIELVDVRIKRINYVEDVRRKVYDRMISERKRAAEQYRSEGQGRRAEIDGQRGKELKLITSEAYRTAEGLKGKADAEVIGIYAEAYNQAPEFYSFLKTLETYRKTIDETSTIILTTDSDYYKYLKGVHGTKAPN; from the coding sequence ATGAAAAAACTTTTGAATGTATTTATTGCCTTAATTATCTTAATAATACTTATAGCTATGAGCGGTGTGATGTATGTTGTGGATGAGACGAAACAAGTTGTGATCACACAGTTCGGCAAACCTGTCGGTAATCCAATTGCAACCGCAGGACTGCACTTTAAAAAACCCTTTATCCAGAAGGCGCGTTACTTTGAGAAACGGCTTCTTGAGTGGGATGGCGATCCAAATCAGATTCCCACCAAGGATAAGAAGTATATCTGGGTTGACGCCACTGCGCGCTGGAAAATTATTGATGCGTTGAAATTTCTGCAGTCAGTGAACAATGAGATGGGAGCTCATAGTAGAATTGATGACATTATCAATTCTGCCGCCCGAGATGCAGTTACAAGTCACCTTCTTGTTGAAACAGTAAGAAATTCCAATCGCATTGTAGACGAGGTGAAAGAAGTGGGGAAAGACGTAATAATTACTGACGAAGCCCTTGAACGCATAGAAGTAGGCCGGAACAAATTAGAGGAGATAATCTTACGCGATGCAAAAGAACTTGCTCCCAAGTATGGCATAGAACTTGTTGATGTGCGAATTAAGCGGATCAATTATGTAGAAGATGTAAGGAGAAAAGTCTATGATCGTATGATTTCCGAGAGGAAGCGTGCTGCTGAACAATATCGCTCTGAAGGGCAGGGTCGCCGCGCTGAAATAGACGGACAGAGAGGAAAGGAACTCAAACTAATTACATCTGAGGCATATAGAACAGCTGAGGGGTTAAAAGGCAAGGCAGATGCTGAAGTAATAGGCATCTATGCCGAGGCATATAACCAGGCACCAGAGTTCTATTCTTTCTTAAAAACTCTGGAGACATATAGAAAGACAATTGATGAGACCAGCACCATAATCCTTACTACTGACAGCGATTATTATAAGTATCTAAAAGGCGTACACGGCACAAAAGCACCAAATTAG